One stretch of Zingiber officinale cultivar Zhangliang chromosome 6B, Zo_v1.1, whole genome shotgun sequence DNA includes these proteins:
- the LOC121988766 gene encoding general transcription and DNA repair factor IIH subunit TFB4-like isoform X3 has translation MNSASAPSKLYSNDVSLLVVLLDANPFFWASSAAASGDSASQHHPTAVLSFSKLLNHVIPFLSSLLLLNQFNQVVLITTGVNSCSYIYDSEEGGAESATGKVPAACSKILLRLEEFLTKDRLLGKGPDKAVASSVSSLLSGSLSLALCYIQRIFRSGTRHPQPRILCLQGSPDGPEQYVAVMNAIFTAQRSMIPIDSCVMGVQHSAFLQQASYITGGVYLKPQHLDGLFQYLSSVFATDLQSRSFLQLPRPAGVDFRASSDFSPSHIDLNAPH, from the exons ATGAATTCCGCGTCTGCTCCTTCGAAGCTCTACTCTA ATGATGTCAGTCTCCTCGTTGTCCTTCTTGATGCCAATCCCTTCTTTTGGGCGTCCTCAGCGGCCGCCAGTGGTGACTCTGCCTCCCAGCACCACCCCACTGCCgtcctctccttctccaagcttcTTAATCAC GTTATTCCATTCCTCAGCTCGCTCCTCCTCCTGAACCAGTTCAATCAGGTTGTCCTAATCACCACAGGTGTCAACTCCTGCAGTTACATCTATGACTCAGAAGAAGGTGGAGCGGAATCCGCAACTGGGAAGGTACCTGCGGCTTGCTCCAAAATTCTTCTTAGACTGGAAGAGTTTCTGACAAAGGATCGACTCTTGGGGAAGGGCCCTGATAAGGCGGTAGCCTCAAGTGTATCTTCCTTGCTCTCTGGATCGCTCTCACTTGCATTGTGTT ACATACAAAGGATCTTCAGGTCTGGAACTCGACATCCACAACCCAGG ATTTTATGCCTGCAGGGTTCTCCAGATGGGCCAGAACA ATATGTTGCTGTAATGAATGCAATATTCACTGCTCAGCGTTCCATG ATTCCTATTGATTCTTGTGTCATGGGGGTCCAGCATTCTGCTTTTTTACAGCAA GCTTCATATATCACTGGTGGAGTTTATTTGAAGCCACAACATCTGGATGGACTCTTTCAGTATCTTTCT TCTGTTTTTGCAACGGATCTTCAATCACGCAGCTTTCTGCAACTTCCCAGACCTGCAGGAGTTGATTTTCGTGCTTC GTCCGATTTCAGTCCGAGCCATATCGATCTCAATGCCCCTCACTAG
- the LOC121988766 gene encoding general transcription and DNA repair factor IIH subunit TFB4-like isoform X1 produces MNSASAPSKLYSNDVSLLVVLLDANPFFWASSAAASGDSASQHHPTAVLSFSKLLNHVIPFLSSLLLLNQFNQVVLITTGVNSCSYIYDSEEGGAESATGKVPAACSKILLRLEEFLTKDRLLGKGPDKAVASSVSSLLSGSLSLALCYIQRIFRSGTRHPQPRILCLQGSPDGPEQYVAVMNAIFTAQRSMIPIDSCVMGVQHSAFLQQASYITGGVYLKPQHLDGLFQYLSSVFATDLQSRSFLQLPRPAGVDFRASCFCHKKTIDMGYVCSVCLSIFCKRHKKCSTCGSDFSPSHIDLNAPH; encoded by the exons ATGAATTCCGCGTCTGCTCCTTCGAAGCTCTACTCTA ATGATGTCAGTCTCCTCGTTGTCCTTCTTGATGCCAATCCCTTCTTTTGGGCGTCCTCAGCGGCCGCCAGTGGTGACTCTGCCTCCCAGCACCACCCCACTGCCgtcctctccttctccaagcttcTTAATCAC GTTATTCCATTCCTCAGCTCGCTCCTCCTCCTGAACCAGTTCAATCAGGTTGTCCTAATCACCACAGGTGTCAACTCCTGCAGTTACATCTATGACTCAGAAGAAGGTGGAGCGGAATCCGCAACTGGGAAGGTACCTGCGGCTTGCTCCAAAATTCTTCTTAGACTGGAAGAGTTTCTGACAAAGGATCGACTCTTGGGGAAGGGCCCTGATAAGGCGGTAGCCTCAAGTGTATCTTCCTTGCTCTCTGGATCGCTCTCACTTGCATTGTGTT ACATACAAAGGATCTTCAGGTCTGGAACTCGACATCCACAACCCAGG ATTTTATGCCTGCAGGGTTCTCCAGATGGGCCAGAACA ATATGTTGCTGTAATGAATGCAATATTCACTGCTCAGCGTTCCATG ATTCCTATTGATTCTTGTGTCATGGGGGTCCAGCATTCTGCTTTTTTACAGCAA GCTTCATATATCACTGGTGGAGTTTATTTGAAGCCACAACATCTGGATGGACTCTTTCAGTATCTTTCT TCTGTTTTTGCAACGGATCTTCAATCACGCAGCTTTCTGCAACTTCCCAGACCTGCAGGAGTTGATTTTCGTGCTTC ATGTTTTTGCCACAAAAAGACTATCGACATGGGTTATGTATGCTCAGTTTGTTTGTCAATATTTTGCAAGCGTCACAAGAAGTGCTCCACTTGTGG GTCCGATTTCAGTCCGAGCCATATCGATCTCAATGCCCCTCACTAG
- the LOC121988766 gene encoding general transcription and DNA repair factor IIH subunit TFB4-like isoform X2: MNSASAPSKLYSNDVSLLVVLLDANPFFWASSAAASGDSASQHHPTAVLSFSKLLNHVIPFLSSLLLLNQFNQVVLITTGVNSCSYIYDSEEGGAESATGKVPAACSKILLRLEEFLTKDRLLGKGPDKAVASSVSSLLSGSLSLALCYIQRIFRSGTRHPQPRGSPDGPEQYVAVMNAIFTAQRSMIPIDSCVMGVQHSAFLQQASYITGGVYLKPQHLDGLFQYLSSVFATDLQSRSFLQLPRPAGVDFRASCFCHKKTIDMGYVCSVCLSIFCKRHKKCSTCGSDFSPSHIDLNAPH, translated from the exons ATGAATTCCGCGTCTGCTCCTTCGAAGCTCTACTCTA ATGATGTCAGTCTCCTCGTTGTCCTTCTTGATGCCAATCCCTTCTTTTGGGCGTCCTCAGCGGCCGCCAGTGGTGACTCTGCCTCCCAGCACCACCCCACTGCCgtcctctccttctccaagcttcTTAATCAC GTTATTCCATTCCTCAGCTCGCTCCTCCTCCTGAACCAGTTCAATCAGGTTGTCCTAATCACCACAGGTGTCAACTCCTGCAGTTACATCTATGACTCAGAAGAAGGTGGAGCGGAATCCGCAACTGGGAAGGTACCTGCGGCTTGCTCCAAAATTCTTCTTAGACTGGAAGAGTTTCTGACAAAGGATCGACTCTTGGGGAAGGGCCCTGATAAGGCGGTAGCCTCAAGTGTATCTTCCTTGCTCTCTGGATCGCTCTCACTTGCATTGTGTT ACATACAAAGGATCTTCAGGTCTGGAACTCGACATCCACAACCCAGG GGTTCTCCAGATGGGCCAGAACA ATATGTTGCTGTAATGAATGCAATATTCACTGCTCAGCGTTCCATG ATTCCTATTGATTCTTGTGTCATGGGGGTCCAGCATTCTGCTTTTTTACAGCAA GCTTCATATATCACTGGTGGAGTTTATTTGAAGCCACAACATCTGGATGGACTCTTTCAGTATCTTTCT TCTGTTTTTGCAACGGATCTTCAATCACGCAGCTTTCTGCAACTTCCCAGACCTGCAGGAGTTGATTTTCGTGCTTC ATGTTTTTGCCACAAAAAGACTATCGACATGGGTTATGTATGCTCAGTTTGTTTGTCAATATTTTGCAAGCGTCACAAGAAGTGCTCCACTTGTGG GTCCGATTTCAGTCCGAGCCATATCGATCTCAATGCCCCTCACTAG
- the LOC121988768 gene encoding ultraviolet-B receptor UVR8-like, producing MASAPWKRALLRVRLARLSPCLGLSRRLSGEAPRRFAALWGNGDFGRLGLGGLGSRFKPTVCPFFDSDPPVSIACGGAHTLFLTESGRVYASGLNNFGQLGRSSITNYVSEPIQVAGLPENIKQISAGYNHSAIVTADGELLAWGDNSSGQLGLGKSAKRMVCSPTRVDCLAGIYIKMVALGSEHSVSLTDVGEALSWGASGSGRLGHDYKSGIFGFSISSSEHTPRLIKKLEGIKIKSIAAGMLHSACIDEKGTVFVFGARTTNKLGFGAGKNLRTPTVVQELPISEEVACGGYHTCVLTNGGELYTWGSNENGCLGLGCTEMIRTPENVKSPSLKSPISKVACGWKHTAVVSDGKIFTWGWGGANGTFFEEGHSSAGQLGHGDDLDCIVPKMVNFGSQVKALDVSCGFNHTGAILEHTC from the exons ATGGCTTCGGCTCCGTGGAAGAGGGCGCTTCTGCGCGTTCGCTTGGCCAGGTTGTCCCCTTGCCTCGGCCTCTCGAGGCGGTTGTCGGGGGAGGCGCCGCGGAGGTTCGCGGCGCTCTGGGGAAACGGGGATTTCGGGAGACTAGGGCTGGGCGGATTGGGGTCTCGCTTCAAACCCACGGTCTGCCCCTTCTTCGACAGTGATCCCCCGGTCTCGATCGCGTGTGGTGGCGCGCACACACTTTTTCTGACTG AAAGTGGTCGAGTTTATGCATCTGGACTGAACAACTTTGGACAGTTAGGCAGATCATCGATAACAAATTATGTATCA GAGCCAATTCAAGTTGCTGGATTACCTGAAAATATCAAACAAATTTCAGCAGGCTACAATCATTCAGCCATTGTCACTG CTGATGGAGAACTATTAGCATGGGGCGACAACTCAAGTGGGCAGCTTGGTCTTGGAAAAA GTGCAAAGAGGATGGTATGTTCCCCTACAAGAGTTGATTGCTTGGCAGGAATCTACATTAAGATGGTTGCCTTAGGTTCAGAGCACTCGGTTTCTCTTACAG ATGTCGGTGAAGCCTTAAGCTGGGGAGCAAGTGGCTCTGGTAGACTTGGTCATGATTACAAATCAGGCATATTTGGCTTCTCTATTAGCTCAAG TGAACATACTCCGAGGTTAATCAAAAAATTGGAAGGCATCAAG ATCAAGTCAATTGCTGCAGGAATGTTGCACTCAGCCTGCATTGATG AAAAAGGCACTGTGTTTGTATTTGGCGCAAGGACCACAAATAAGCTG GGTTTTGGAGCAGGAAAGAATTTGCGGACACCCACAGTAGTTCAGGAACTCCCAATTTCCGAAGAAGTTGCCTGTGGTGGCTACCATACATGTGTTCTAACAA ATGGAGGAGAGTTGTATACTTGGGGTTCAAATGAGAATGGGTGCCTTGGCCTTGG ATGCACTGAGATGATCCGAACTCCAGAAAATGTCAAAAGCCCTTCACTGAAGTCTCCCATATCAAAG GTTGCTTGCGGTTGGAAACATACAGCTGTGGTTTCTG ATGGCAAAATCTTTACCTGGGGCTGGGGAGGCGCTAACGGAACATTTTTTGAAGAAGGTCATTCTTCCGCTGGACAACTT GGCCATGGTGATGATTTGGATTGCATTGTACCCAAGATGGTGAACTTTGGTTCTCAAGTGAAGGCTTTGGATGTATCCTGTGGCTTCAACCATACCGGTGCCATATTAGAGCATACATgttga